AAGGATGTCGGCATTGAGAATCCCGCTTTTGATGAGGATGAGCAGGTTACCAATGGAGCAGGTACgttgtttttatgtttttaacgttgagaaattttgaagttaaacTGACCCAGTCGATTTCTGCTCAGTCCTCAATGGAGGcaattaatatacagggtgtccatttcTGGCGTTCAACTATAAGGGCCTCGATAACCACGAAAGATATCATTAGGACAAAGTTGTTCAATTTGGAGTTTCATTTTGAAGTTcaacgtttcgattttcgaagaccattatcaactttcttttttacgAGCGCCAActtggattttcacattttcgaATTCAACTTTATTTGTTCACGAAACGAGCGTTTTTCTTTGCAGTGAAAAGCACATTTGACCATTCAAAGCTCTACAATGGAGAGATGGCCCGTGGTTTATCCACCCCCACCAAAGGTGAAGAACCCATGACCGAAGCGGTCAACTTGGAGCTCATCAACTTAAAGCCGGCTGGTAAAGACGTGGCAGGTCCTTACGAAAATGGGATGAATGGTGTTAGTGGAATACCCATGAAAAAAGAAGACGATCCGGAAATGGCGAATCCCTATGACGAGTATTTTGTTCCTGTTAATGAGCATCGCAAATACATGAGGTAAGTCCATTTCTTGCGTATAACTGGACATACATACGTATTTGTTGCGTTGAATATTGGGCGCAATAGCTAATTTTTCAAGACAATGGCAAAGGTTCTAGTCAAACAACAAAAATGCCAACAACTGCTAATACAGTAAGAATGCACAAATGCGCCATTGTCTCTCAAAGTCTTGAAgattcattttgaatttccCAGATTGTTTTGGGAGATAAATGGgttaaactatttaaaatgaagaattCCATTATCATAACAGTAGGGAGATGAAATCACGCAAGGATTATTGCGCTAGATAATGGCATGTCTGCATCGCTTCTTGGAAGGTGCAAGATTGCGATTAGTAGGTACAATGTGAGTGTAAGCTGGGTATTGCGAGTTTATCACATATCATGGCATATCATATATCATCATATATCCCATATCACCTATCATACATATCGAAAAACGGGGACATTTCATTTGCTCGCCTACCATGCATTTTCTACAAATTGCTCAGGCTGCCAAGCGATCTAGACTGAAAGTGAAGGTAAGAAATCCATCAAAATACCACCCGCCCCTAAAAGAGCTCTTATGTTCTCATGAACTTTTactataataaatcaattttctgccGGAGTATAACGTGAAAAGTTCCTCCGATCAACTATTTTTGGGGAAATCGCACATATTTTGGGGTGTCCTAAAACCATCGTGGTGATTGGGCAATTCAATAGCCGAAGAGAAAGCAAATTGAGGGCGAAAGTTAACACTTTACTTTACTAGCCCATTGTGTTTTGATACCATCCTTTCACTGGAAGATTATAGAATAGGCAATAAAGTGCTACATGGGCTTTAATACTGTTAATTTTGTGACTCTATTTGCGTATCGGTACGGAAATGCTGCAAAATTGATCGGCACAAGCTTGCTCAATGTATGTAAATTAGGGAAATTCTGGCACGCAATAAGTGAAATCGATACAGAAACTGAGTAGTTGGATCTCGAAACAGAGAGAAATGGAGTTGGAGCTGTGGTGCCCTTCTGGGTAGGATTTAGAAGATTTTAACTCGTCTTtccgatttttaatttataacaataatGCTTAGTCGATAAAAGCAGTTTAAATATGAGATTtacttaaaatagaaaatacctTCTGGGGTccttttaaaatctaaaagcTACGTCTGCATCACTTTTCTCTACAGATTTTATTGACTTGGTTGCAACCTTTATGTCCTCACTGAACCTCACTCCCCTCACTTTCACGTAAGTCACCTTCTGATGGACCTCACAAATTTTGGGTCTCACAAATGCTAGTCAACATTGGAgacaaaatgtgaaaatccaaAGATCTTGAATAAACCCGAACTGAAGCTTTCATAGATACAGAGTCATAGTAATGCAGTTGGCATTGGTTGATGCATGAAAGGTGTCAACAGTTTTTCACGGGGTTGTGCAAGAATGCAGTTTGAATTGATTGAGGTTCAAAGGGCATCCGCAGTTTTTCACGGGATTTTATAGGACAACAGTTGACATTGGTTTATGCATGAACGGTATCCACAGTTTTTCACGGATTTGCGTTCTGAAGTAGCAAAGACGATTGCTACTGAGTTAGTTGTGAAGAAACAATTCGGCTTTCTTAATAATCTAATTTCAATACTTTCTCGTCTCATTAGTAACAATTAcgaaacaatattttgataatgGAGATTATAACTTAGTTTTATCCTGCCTGCTCTCAGGGAGAAACCTAGACTATAACTTTCCTAAAATTTGCTCATTAATCATGTAGCACGCCTAATTGATCAATGACACATCTTACAAACACGCATAATCACCTCGGACACATTACAAATACCGTTTTGGACATATAAATGCACTTTCCCTTTTATCGGCTGAGTAGTTGAAATGCACAACCACTATTGCCGCCTCCTCTACCGTCCACGTTCAATTTCGATTTCAATCGGCGTAACAGAAGACAGAAACACCCAGTTAAGTATTTACTTGAATAATGTATTACAAAACGGTCTGTCTAGGTCTGCGGTTTTCTCCTTCGAATTCGTCTTTTTTTTGACGATGATGGCGTTAGCATTTTGGTTATTGCGGGGGCAAGTGGCAATGACGAAGTAATTGTTGGCTTCAGGAACATgacaacaattttttgaacagCTAAATTAAGTGGTTAAGCTGGTTCGCATCTGGCAAATTGCGGATGTAGGTTTAAGTGTATTTGTTTCAGTAGGACGTACATGACGTGAGAAGCTTCCGGAGGAAAAACTTAGATTAGAACGTCTTGAGAAGTCTTTGAAttcttagttatttttaagagTTCTGCTATCTTCAATGAAGAACGATGATCATCACTCGACTATCGAGCTTGAAGACGCTGGCCCCATGAGCGAGTTTTATGTGGATTCATGTCGagctaatttaaaaactctcCCACTTAAGTTTACACACAAGTCGACATATATTCACAATCTTTTCCTGAGTTTCCATTACAAAATCTATCAAACTTATTGACCCTGCAGGCTTTAGAACTTTCAGGATAAAGACTGCGATCTTACATACTACAGTTATTATGAAACATCCTGCTCAACAATGAGAACACCGCGTCCAGTCCCTCCTTCAGTATTGCCGGGATTGTGCCACCAGGGCCCTTATGCGACTTGATATCTCGTACGGACTGAAATGAACCACTGCCTATTTAATAGGTTCGTTGATCACTACTTTCCGAGCTAGCATATAGGGTCAGCCTTGATAACGATTTTGGTGActcatttatttttccgatgaaaaataagaaatactTATTGGGGTCGCATTCCTCCGTTGTGCGCAGATGTTGAATAAAATTCCacgacctcgtatcttttacgGTTACCGAATTCCTCATGATTGCGCTCCAAAAACGAACGCCCTAAAAAGTCCTTTTTTGTAACTAGAAATTTCGCGCCATTAAGCCCTCTGAAAGGCACCCTGAGTAAAATCACAACTGAAAATCTATCGTTATCTGCCGGCATATTACGCGGCTCTCACATTTTACTGCAACATGTTTCGGGCAAAATTGTAATTGTTACGAAACACTTCAAAAACCGTAGCGTTTATGGGTTTTCGAACCGTGTCTAAACCGTAGAGCTATCTAGGCTATTGACCAGAATAATGATATAATTCCGCTTCTGGTCACCAAGGCCGTTCAAATCAGGCGTAGAATTAGCGAATGGTTCATTACAATGAAACATGTTTTAGAGACAAAAGACTGGGTGTAGAACATAAGAATAACAGAGTTTTCTATTTAGTAAATTAGCGTTTCTTTTCGTTGATTAGTCTAGTGCAGAAGGATACCTGGCAAAGcaataaagatttatttttcgtaTATTACAAGGAATCTATTCGCCCGCATTAACTCATTCGTGGAAAGAACGAGGAGATCTGGAACTTCATCATAGAGGCAGCCCCATACTATGAATAAGACCAACCTAAATGAGCGATAAAAGACCTATTAGTGATCACTGCACTTACGAATTTAGGGCTCATTACATGctcattttatatttaggGAGAACGAGTCCTGAGGTACCTTTGAGGATTTTCCTGGAATTTTTCCGCCCCAACTCAAGATTTTGGGTTTTCCTAGAGATTTTTTGCGTAACCGTCGTTTGACTCTTGCCATAATCTTATGAGTTTTACAAGAATCTTTCTTTTCTAATCATTTCTCATTCACGAATTGCCCTCGCTTTGGCACTgaattttgagtaattttgaaaagtaacTGCCAAAAAGTAACAGGGACATTGCCGCGCCTCTTACACCAGAAACTTGCGATGTTCTCCAACGAATCATtttcaagttaatttttttgtgtcatAATCAACTTAACacgttttttacatttacgATATTTATGATGTCGCAGATGTAAAAATTTGGGGTCGCAAATGTTCCAGTTGGAAAATGTGGTAATTTACGTGCAGTTAAGCACCTGTTGCACAGAAAAATTGAATGAGCAAATGCtgcaaaaaaatggaaaaacagaCGCGTCGTAAAATGCATTTACAAGGCCGGCAGTAGCAAATTGCGCcgtaaaagtaaaatttgcaatatatCAGACACTCTAATACCCGATAATCTGAATTAATAGTTAACTCTGACGCCTTGATTAACAGGAATAAATGCCGTCGTGACTTCTGCAATAAATCTGCACCTTAACTACAAAGTCCGGcgaaaaatttattggtgACCACAGAAACGGGTTTTTCGATGAATATAATGCTTGAAACCAAACAGGTATTGCCATCAGATCAAAATGATTTCTTCATATCGCATAGCGCTACAGCCACCAACCTGTAGCTCAACACCGTAACCAATCCgttaagaaaaaatggcgatgtaacaaaatataataaccCGTTGTATGTTTTAATTCGATTAAGATTTTCGGCTCAGATAAGCGCTGCTAATAAGTCTCCATAATCAGAGCACTGGAACATGCTGCAGCCCGCACAGAGGTACTCGTACctgtacttaaaaaaagttaaaacactCCTCCTCGTCAAGGGATAAAATCTCTATAACAATCGCTTTGAACTGCAGAGAAATTTGCTCTTAAAGTTAAATAAACAACTCAAATCACTGACCTTGATACTACTAATTGCTCTCTCTACTGCAAAGTACTAACAACATTTTCCTCCCTCTAGTAACACCTGCAAAGGCCGTAACAGTGTAACATTTGCCGAATCTATAGCGGCCGGTGAGGAAATTGATCTGTCCACTGCCGAAGACCCTATAGAGTACCCTCGATGGATGAACCAACCTTCACGGTACCGTCATGCTTTCATATACCACACACGCAAACCTAAGGCATAATATAATATACCAAATGGGCTATTGGTCTAAAAATTGAGCATTTAGTCGTGGGACTGGCTTTCAagatatgtatataaaattcaCTTACCATGGTCAGTTTCTTGGTGCACAAAAAATTGTACATAATGATACTTTGTCATTAAGATAGCATCTTGAAAACCATTTAATGTGATGAAATAGGATGAGCACCAGCCTTGAGATTCATCCTATTTATATCAAAGTTCATGGGTAAATTCGGTGTGTGGCGATTATGACTGGTTGATGGTGCTGGGTTTTGGTATTGGCCTCCATTTCTGGTATTTATCAGGATATGTGCTTCTCGATGGGCGGCTTGCTAAATATGGTGTTCTACATTAAAAGTGcagtttaatattaatttattttgatttaataatcGTTTAACGTGCTTTAAAGCGTGTCTGAGATTTATAGAAGAGTTTAATTAACTCTTTGAGTTCCTTTTGGAAAAGCTAATGATGCGTCCAAAATTCGGAAAATTGAGGTGTTAACGGTATTCACTGTTACAATTCCGGTAAATCTGACTCAGATATGAGAAAGAAATTGTTCAATGAAAACGGGTACCGTGCCGTATTATGAAATCATCAAAACATGCGACTTAACAcaatgattttccgagaatgCTTTTCAGAAACATAAAATACTAAACGTCATTTCCGAACAGTTTCTTCTCGCATTTCCGCtcatttcagaaaattctatAATCAATGATAACTATAAAAATACCCCTGATCATATGAGCAACGAACAAgcacaatatttaaaaaaaaacttttttagcttctttctataaatatttcacaaacCAGGGGCGTCCGCGTGGTACCGCATGGTACCCAAATTTAAAGCAGCAGATGGCATTTGAGTAGGTGCAGAAACTATGAATATATAGTTGATACCGTGAAATTTGAACTTTGGCTTCTCAGAACGACGCAAAAGAATAAAAGCGCCATAAATTAACTACAGATAGCGAATTAATTTGTTCCCGATTTCAATTAACGATCGGTCGAACTCCATTAATTGactttggttatttttttagtttacaaaattgcataaaatgaGTGAGCGCAGTTGTAATCTGGACATGAATTGTTGAATGATCtagtttataataattatcttGTTATTCCTTGATAATGGTCAATCGATATGATTAGAAATATCAACTTAATGCAAATCCAATAACCACCGCAAAAAAGCTGTTTCCGGTAAAGAAATCTGTAACAAAGACTTACtacgtatttttaataaactttttctatAACTTTGCTAGtctctaaaaaatatacttataTCGCCTTATTATCGTAATTCTCCAGTTACTTATCAGGGAACTTTCGAATATTCTATGACACCAACTTATTAAATTCAAAGCCAAAACTAAACTAAATAAACCGTTATGCCCAAAGCAAAGAACTAAGCTCCCTCATAATCTTATTTGCACATTTAAAGCTATTTGGCACCTACGTATTAAACTCAAGccgtatttaaattaattaaactaacAAACAAACTCTTTTTTACAGAGGTGAAAAATTGTACGTCACTATGGACAAACGCAACAAGAAAAGCAGGAATAAATGCCTCTGCTGGACAGTTTGCTTATGCATAGTAGCAGCGGCACTAATAATAGGAATATTAGCAGCTGGTAAGTTTAGCACcaattaatattcattatatCTCTAAAATGCCGCGTACACtattaaaatcgaattttaatgGCGGTTCTAGGAGAACCAGTAAAACTTAATCgtcaactaaattttaaaatgagcaatcattaaaaaaaaaactcgcaGCAGGCGATGAACGGTAAACGTAGCGCGTTGATTGAGACATTTGCCATTTACTATCAAACATCTGACTGACGACATACAACAAATCGctttatccaagacatgcctCTGACATTTCTAATTGATCtgtctaattttaatttaatttaatttaattaataaattaagtaattttaatataatttcgaACGTATGTGACACAGTCATCTCAGTCTTACGCTTCTTAATCCTCTCAGATCTCAGGACTAGCTCCATATCTGCGCTCTGTCATCGCgccgtatttaaaatttttcatagttaTTCGCAAGAAGTTCAACccctaattttgtttttaatgataatgatttttttgactGATCGCCCTTTACTTCCTCATCATAAAGTCGCAAACACGATATTGTCACACGTAGACcgacattatttttaataaacccATTTATGTACACCTATAGTACACTTCATTAAAGTAACGGCAAGGTCAATTGACCATTTTTTTCAACCGTGAAACTTGAGAAGGCAAAAATTAGTCATCGCGTTACGGATAACGTATTAAGCTTAAATACGAATTAATTATGTCCATTACAACAGCAAGATTTTGCAATTATGTTATGGCATTCTAAGgtcaaaaaacattaataaatcgTTACTAAAACTATTAATTGATTAGCTCGAAATGGTGAGCATTAAAAGAGCGAAATTGCACTAAAGCAATAAGAGAAGGAAAGTGAAGGTGTCTAGACTAAAGAGTGCTTGCTCGTGGCTGCCACTCACATTCTTCAGGCATTTCCTGCTTCAATTCAATGGACACTCGCAAGTTATTCGAGATTAAAACATCTGTTCAGCTGCAAGTTTTAAAGTTGCACAACCGACCCATTTTTCCAACGGCCTATCCTAAGATATTATCGCACACTTAACTAGCTGGTTATCCTTGAGAGGATAAAAAGCAAGTTAACGGTTAATCGAAGGTGTCGATTAATTGTATAATTCTCTGTGGCATTCCAATGGCTGCAGAAGTTGGTTTTTGTGGGTTTATGCGAAGGAATATGACATGCGGTTTGAAGAGTAATCGCCAAAACCAGTGTGTGAGAGGTTTAGAAGGAATAGACGACTCTGTGATACTTTATACGTTTGCACGTCTGCGAGATTATTtttggttagttcaggttagccgATGGTGCACTCCCACCAAGGGAGAAAGGAAGAGGGAATGATTTGCCTTTACAGCTGGATAGGAAACTACAGAGGTGCGTCTAGGAACTATGGAGCATGGAAGCGAGGtgcaaaatgaaacatgtCTCGttcacataaaaataaagagaaaacagagtaaaagtaatttttttacgacCAAAGTTCTGTTTCatatgaaacaaaaacaagcGTCGTTTGAACAACTGGAACGCATGTCAAAGACTAGTGGGCTTACAAGTAGTACTTCCCTCTCTTGTGGGGCAAAACCTATTGTGTATTGACGATACATAGGGAGGAAAATACTTTTGCTctctaaaaagtaaaaagttcTCTCCTATCTAGTAGGCAAAAGTAAGCGCTCTTTTCTTCCCTCAAGTAAAGGAGGAAAGACCGATTCGCTGTAAAAACCGtagaaagaaaactttttcgaTTATAGGTGTCCTTGTTTTTAGAAAACTACTCTATTATCTCTATATATTCTCTACATTCCATTTGAGAGATCTTactggaatttattttatcgagATCTCATTAGACTCTCTAACCTGAACAAGGTAGgcaaatcaaaaatgtatttctatATCACTTCCTATTGTCTTCAGTTGGAATCATTGGAAATCAGGGACCTATGGCACCAAAGGAAATCACAGCCAGACACTTTAACGGAAACGATGCTCAAGTGAAGAGTGCAGGAGTATTCGGGTCTTCTGACAACATACCAGCGTCACCAGGGCCACCAATACCCACAGCACCAAGTCTACTACCATCCACAGATACTTCTATGATTGAGGGtaataatcacaatttttgtataatcATCAACTCACtactaatttgttatttattagttccTCGAGCATTAGAGTCTGAAATTGTGATTGACAACATGGAGTTTTCGGATgaattgtcaaaaaaaaacagcacgGAATATCAAAACCTGGCCCGATCCCTAGAAGAAGAACTTAAGAAGACCTTGTTCGCCAATGACATCCTGAAATATGGTTCTGCCGACATAGAAGTCAAAGTTGTAGAATTCACGTAAGTAATTCGTATATTATTACTTTGCGTTCTGTTAGGAAAAACTCTTCTCCTTATAGACCCGGAAGTGTGATAGTAAAATACCGAGTGGCTTGGAAGTTCAAAGAAGGGATCCACAACGCTAAGGACCCACTAAACGCAGAAATGCTCAATAGAAAAATAGGCAACTTACTGGAACGTCAGAACGGGCTTATGAGCAATTACCATCTGGCCAATAAGCAACTAGAAACCAAAAAGATCATTGATCTTTGTCAAATCCAGAACAATGGATGTGAACATTTATGCGAATTCGATTACACTGATCAACTCGACTTTAAATGCTCATGCCCTCACGGCAAAGTCCTTGCGGCCAATGGCAAGAGTTGCGAGGAACAACATCCGATATTTGCAGAACCTCAACCTGCAGTAGAGCCAAATCCTGAACCTGAACCTGCAGCTGAACCTGAACCTGCAGCTGAACCTGAACCTTCATCAAGCCCAGAACCTTCGCCAAGCCCAGAATCTTCGCCAAGCCCAGAACCTTCTCCAAGTTCCGAACCTTCGCCAAGTCCTGAACCTACTGCCGAGCCAGAACCATCCGCCAAATCGGAACCCGAATCCGCCCCTTCAAGTCCCGAACCATCAGCTGAGCCTGAACCTGCTACCAGTTCCGAGGCTACTGTAGACGCTGAACCTTCTGCCATTAACGACTTACTCATACATATACATGAACCTATTACTACAACAGAACCAGCGCCGACGGAACCTCAACCTTCAGCAGAACCTCAACCACTAAATGAAGATTCAATCAAGCCACGTGAGGAACACCAAGAGCTTTCCGGAGTTGCTGAAGACATGCAATCAAGCTCTGAGAAAGAAGCTGTTATTGACCATGCAGCGATGACCGAGAAACACCCGTCATTGTTTATTCCAGTAGAAATACAGCACGAATATGAGTTAACTACAACAGGTTTTTCAACTTCTACTGAAGAATATACCAACAATGCAGCTCCAGAATTCCGATACTTCGATCATGGTATTGAAGCAGAGGATTCCACTGATAACAATTTCGTCCCAGACTTCCACACTCAATCTGAAGAGCATGAGAACCATGAAGACGATAAGCATCATGATCAAGAAGAGCTTGATAGCCATGATGACGAGTACCACTTTGTCAGTGAGGAAGCCACTTACTTACAACCAAGCACAGAAAAggtattggaaaataaatctgaGAAATTAGTGGAGCTGACAACTACGCATTTAGTACAGAGCAATGAGGAAAGTGCCACTGAGCAAGATCAGTCGGTAGATGGACTGATTAGCAACATTATAAATTCGGCTGAAGACTCGCAAAGAAACACATCAACAGAGACTTTTACATCTAGCACTGAAGGTAATCCTCAGAACTTTGATCATATTATCCCTGTAATCATTGGAGCTCCAAACACCAGTGCTACAGAACTAATGACCACCGAAAAGAACATTGATCAATTTGTTCCATCCTTTGCCCTGAATATCACTACTGCAGAACCAGTGATTGCCAAGGAAAACCCCGATCTCTTTGTTCCTGTATTCAACGGAGGACTAAACACGAGTACTGCTGAACCAATGACCACTGAAAAGAGCGTAGATCAATTTCTTCCAGTATCAGCCTCGAACAACAATACTGCAGAATCAGCAAGTGCTGAAAAGAACGCTGATGTATTTATTCCTCTACTTAATGAAGTGCTAAATACGAGTACTACTGAACGAATAACCACCGAAAAGAGCATAGATCATCTTGTTTCGGTATCAACCACGAACAACAGTACTGAAGAACCAATGACTACTGATAATAACACTGACCTTTTCGTTCCAAATACAAGCACTACAGAACCGATGAGTACCGAGAAGGTTCATAAAGAAGAAGAAGTAATAGCAACTACAATGAATGCATCATCCTCTGAAGGagataagaataaagtgacGATAGTCAAAGTAATCACTCCTGAAACTGATGTGATCACGCCTGCAGCTCCATCTTTATCTGAAGCCACAACAATCAGCGAAGAGGAAAATGAAGTTACTACGATATACCAACCAATAAACATTACTATTAGTAGCTCCACAACTTCCGTTACAAGTTCTGTAAATCCCTTAAATGAAGTCTTTGCAGACGTAAATCAAGCTAACCAAACTCACCAATCCTACCAGAACGAACATACTGCAGGAGAGCACTACATGTCCCCATTTTTGCCTGACATAGAAAATGATACTctagtaaaaatattgaactcTGATGAGCATTCCGTTGAACATCCTTTTGTAGTAAACGAGACTGATCTTCATGAGCAAAATGATACCAAGCTACCAAGCTTAGACCACGATCAACTTAATCACAAAAATCCGTTTGACCCAAATCCTACCGATGCCACCTCTTTGGGTGTGGTTCCtttgaaaaatgaagataATGAAGTAGGAGTGGATGTGATTGCAGAAACTACTAAAGCTC
The DNA window shown above is from Euwallacea similis isolate ESF13 chromosome 2, ESF131.1, whole genome shotgun sequence and carries:
- the LOC136415988 gene encoding uncharacterized protein, whose translation is MDADSSYGGSDTAQDSNSAHEHSSNFDPHSHDMTSTAIHTVPISTEEQDSNKYYHKNEVTLPIHYDETDFQNDKNKTRSKEPHYMSTVNLNIKQSLENHSNLEEMSKNYRSTNYLNADSPQSMRKDVGIENPAFDEDEQVTNGAVKSTFDHSKLYNGEMARGLSTPTKGEEPMTEAVNLELINLKPAGKDVAGPYENGMNGVSGIPMKKEDDPEMANPYDEYFVPVNEHRKYMRGEKLYVTMDKRNKKSRNKCLCWTVCLCIVAAALIIGILAAVGIIGNQGPMAPKEITARHFNGNDAQVKSAGVFGSSDNIPASPGPPIPTAPSLLPSTDTSMIEVPRALESEIVIDNMEFSDELSKKNSTEYQNLARSLEEELKKTLFANDILKYGSADIEVKVVEFTPGSVIVKYRVAWKFKEGIHNAKDPLNAEMLNRKIGNLLERQNGLMSNYHLANKQLETKKIIDLCQIQNNGCEHLCEFDYTDQLDFKCSCPHGKVLAANGKSCEEQHPIFAEPQPAVEPNPEPEPAAEPEPAAEPEPSSSPEPSPSPESSPSPEPSPSSEPSPSPEPTAEPEPSAKSEPESAPSSPEPSAEPEPATSSEATVDAEPSAINDLLIHIHEPITTTEPAPTEPQPSAEPQPLNEDSIKPREEHQELSGVAEDMQSSSEKEAVIDHAAMTEKHPSLFIPVEIQHEYELTTTGFSTSTEEYTNNAAPEFRYFDHGIEAEDSTDNNFVPDFHTQSEEHENHEDDKHHDQEELDSHDDEYHFVSEEATYLQPSTEKVLENKSEKLVELTTTHLVQSNEESATEQDQSVDGLISNIINSAEDSQRNTSTETFTSSTEGNPQNFDHIIPVIIGAPNTSATELMTTEKNIDQFVPSFALNITTAEPVIAKENPDLFVPVFNGGLNTSTAEPMTTEKSVDQFLPVSASNNNTAESASAEKNADVFIPLLNEVLNTSTTERITTEKSIDHLVSVSTTNNSTEEPMTTDNNTDLFVPNTSTTEPMSTEKVHKEEEVIATTMNASSSEGDKNKVTIVKVITPETDVITPAAPSLSEATTISEEENEVTTIYQPINITISSSTTSVTSSVNPLNEVFADVNQANQTHQSYQNEHTAGEHYMSPFLPDIENDTLVKILNSDEHSVEHPFVVNETDLHEQNDTKLPSLDHDQLNHKNPFDPNPTDATSLGVVPLKNEDNEVGVDVIAETTKAPMMVQEGVEGNSRSSQGAESMKNDAAILPETIGNVRASNETVLEPVKENLQENFTLPPEIYNNVHINSYFEKELKEKLFEDIIEKTEAPVTTILPSITPSTTEATINETTHDGENRTQSTNTTNSAELNSVDTNSSTEDLVAMETTTDNLKTDDVTTLSNVEAAATTIIADHVEIVSEAVEVSGKENSMVPEPTDKPIEDQKEAMSAVVTNITKIIEPEQYQVKEISTADITTTEKLFVTAKSTDAPPIETMMQSEEDLSVAPLDSLNSISAEEQSVMDKFRPTETIPVPERTDRNDISQESNHYEKIDGKDLFDHTLKPEDATLTPASVTTQETKEMSPPAATTVKSIVGGLNAHGFASRCATGQFQCINGTSTKDGSYCIPAHDRCDSVLDCTDGSDEAGCVEEGCPNNFKCLSGQCLKRHLVCDGIVNCNDGSDESSCELWSCSFDEFACKEGKRCLPLSWKCDGRAQCPDGSDEQKCHMTQCQNNSFHCSDQDSCIPESWRCDGKTDCANGDDEKLCECTKDHFRCQTGGGCIDKNLRCDGIPQCADRSDEWQCLVLSNFTDTDYILQIQQENNTFSPICMDEDHWNNTFADQACQLLGFSGALQLKAVPKPKDMETGGYYELEVRGIAVPLISQLTRNDNGTCSKFVSLQCQDFRCGSSNDERIPQARIIGGNKAAATQWPSLTLLYDKKRNIQCTSTLIGPMWAIASYSCVVASDNTIPDNREWVLYAGSTNFFNSLDNSSTQVGMVKEIIPHPQAKYSHYEFINDVVLVKLVKPFILGRNVSTVCLPNGDIEPRQLCVLSGWGINKPGDASKEQYLHYLPVPVIENTECNSTKHYNGLMNSDKICAGYTDSEKSPCYNDEGAPLMCFSEAENRWELHGVLSHHENCGISKHPAIYSSVNKLRSWIRNTVGQALMEST